taccaaaatatatcaaaaaagtaaaaaacaaaaaaataaaaaaacagaaaaaacacactaaatttataaattaattttacactaAATACACTAAATAATACGAGTAAATGGCGAGGATAATGgtttttacactaaattaattttaaaaacacactaaattaataaatttaaaacattatgtaaaattataagattagaaatgaatatattttttaaagtaataaaatgcggagaaaaaaatacgaacaaatggccgaagtaagagttttttactaacttttttttcaacttgcaggCATCGCAATGGCTTCATTGATTAGCAGCAAAAGCCACATATCTGATGCGGTTAATAACGCGGTAtgagttattatttattaatcacagcttctatttatttaaaaaggatagacggacaaataaataatgttatcgtaaaattttttctataatttaacactatcaggaCTCGTACCGAGTTTTAAGGGGCCGTGTGAGTGTTTTGAAGAATACTCTGGATGCACGGTTGATGCCGTGCTTAGAGCTAGCCGGATTTGAGTCTGTAGCACAGATCCGGTACACCGTCTTGcgctttgatttattatctgcTCTAGTTGAGCGGTGGCGCccggagacccacacttttcattttccgtGCGGGGAGTGCACAGTGACCTTGGAGGATGTAGCGTTGCAGCTTGGGCTCCCAATTGACGGGAGTCCCGTAACGGGATTATCTGCATTTACCGATCCAGATGCACTTTGCTATCAACTTCTAGGAGACTCACCAGGGGACGGTGAGTCATATTTTTCGGGCGTACAATTTACATGGCTGAAAGCCAAGTATGGACAATTATCAGCGATAGCCACTGAAGGCGAGTTGATGTGCGCTGCTcgagcgtacatcatgcatatcATAGGGGGAGAAATCATGCCTGATGCAAGCAACGACAAGGTGCATTTGATGTACTTGCCCCTGTTAGCTGACTTGTCCATTGTTAGCTCCTATAGCTGGGGCTCAGTCGTGCTAGCAGTCTTGTATCGAGAGCTTTGTCGGGCGACAGATCCGAAAGTTTGCGACATTGGCGGATGCCTCTCACTGCTGTAGTCCTGGGCGCTGTATCGGATGCCATTTTTGGCATCGGTTAGACACCAACCGTATGTTTATCCACTGCTGAACaagtgataaaatataacttcTCGTTATTTGTAGTCATAATATATTGACTAATGTTACCAACCAACTCTAAAcgatatatttgttttttgtaggtGGAGTGGTCGTCCGGCATCGGCAATCAGACAATGTCCCGCTATACCGCCTCATAATTGAACAGTATGTCCGGGATGGGGTAAGatgctattctaatattcatgctattctaatattcatgacatCTTACTTTCTATATCTTAAGCACACGTTATGGCTAATGataaccatgttattaatcatgcagtttatatggaCGCCGTACCGAACGCCAGAAATTACCGCCGTGGTACCCTCGTCACAGACGCAGCATTCGACATATGGTGCACTAACgcaccaattataaattttaacatagtcGAGTGGTATCACGGGGATCGGGTGCTACGGCAGTTTGGCTTCATCCAATCTATCCCGGATCCGCCGTGTGAGGTGGGAAAAGTTCACAGTAAGAATAAGAGAGGAAAATTGATGATAGATTGGGGAATTAAGCACCGAAAATTTGTGGCGCTGTGGAACGATCGATTTCATCGAAGACCTCAGATGGTTATGGCTACTGACTCGCAACCATCAGAAGAGTATATGCAATGGTACTTTAGTTGCGGAAAGCCATATTTATACGGAGGCCAGTCGGTTGTAATCCCCCCGCACATGCAGCGACATGGGGGATCGGCCACAGCAGCCTAGCATGATCTAGATCACATGGCATATTATTTTCCGGAACCACCGGAGCCCGAGCAAGAGGCCCAGCCAGATCGGGAACAATCTGGATTTGTCGGTTCAGATAGCTATCATCCGGATTTGTCAGGCACTAACAATTTGCCGAGCTTCTCAGGGCCAGAATATGCATACGACTTTGAACTATTCGGATCCTACTCGTCCGGCCCATATCCGCAGCATTATGGGACTCCCTCAGGTGCATCAAGTTCGTTGCTGCCGAACGAGGGACCTGCTCAAAATGATTTCCTCCCTATTTTTACTACACCACCACCTACGCCAAATGATAATGTCGGTCGTCACGGGCACCCAGAACGTGATCGTCGACCTCCTAATAGGTATACCCCTAGGACTacaccatcgaaccatcaattttaggggtgtATGGCACATGTTTGTACATTAACAAGTTTGTACTTTTttgtatcaatttaattattctaatttaattattctagttTTAGTTATTGTGGTTattgttcaatttctttttaccaatttaattattttaaagttgcattatattaaagcttaatttaagGTTATATGCCTCTATTTtcgatat
The nucleotide sequence above comes from Gossypium raimondii isolate GPD5lz chromosome 13, ASM2569854v1, whole genome shotgun sequence. Encoded proteins:
- the LOC128036225 gene encoding protein MAINTENANCE OF MERISTEMS-like, with protein sequence MASLISSKSHISDAVNNADSYRVLRGRVSVLKNTLDARLMPCLELAGFESVAQIRYTVLRFDLLSALVERWRPETHTFHFPCGECTVTLEDVALQLGLPIDGSPVTGLSAFTDPDALCYQLLGDSPGDGESYFSGVQFTWLKAKYGQLSAIATEGELMCAARAYIMHIIGGEIMPDASNDKLGLSRASSLVSRALSGDRSESLRHWRMPLTAVVLGAVSDAIFGIGGVVVRHRQSDNVPLYRLIIEQYVRDGFIWTPYRTPEITAVVPSSQTQHSTYGALTHQL